One region of Camelus bactrianus isolate YW-2024 breed Bactrian camel chromosome 22, ASM4877302v1, whole genome shotgun sequence genomic DNA includes:
- the ABCA7 gene encoding phospholipid-transporting ATPase ABCA7 isoform X3 produces the protein MAFWTQLMLLLWKNLLYRRRQPIQLLVELMWPLFLFFILVAVRHSHPPLEQHECHFPNKPLPSAGTIPWLQGLICNVNNTCFPWPTPGEEPGVVSNFKDSLVSRFLADAHSVLGGPSAQRMLASLRKLMPMLRAAHRARAAWPQPSDQPKEGPPLATELLRTLLRGESLGSVLGQAPESMGSFVEAAEDLAQEVLELPSLVELRVLLQRPQRTTGPLEVVSEALCSAKGPSKPGGPSLNWYEASDLKELMGQEPARALPVDSLSSKCNELMGALDTHPMSHLLWRRLKPLVLGKVLFAPDTPFTRQLMAQVNRTFQELAVLKDVQEVWELLGPQLFNFMNDSANVAVLQKLLQIRDKRRKQLGPGGWDRVETLRAFLNPHRGGYSWQEAHADMGHLVGMLGRVLECVTLDKLEAVPSEAALVERALELLSQHRFWAGIVFLGPEDSPDRTQFPGPGPLRIKIRMDIDDVTRTNKIRDRFWDPGPAADPLIDLRYVWGGFVYLQDMVERAAVHVLSGAPPRAGLYLQQMPYPCYVDDAFLRVLSRSLPLFLTLAWIYSVALTVKAVVREKETRLRHTMRAMGLSSAVLWLGWFLSCLGPFLLSTALLVAVLKLGDILPYSHPVVLFLFLAAFAVATVVQSFLLSAFFSRANLAAACGGLTYFVLYLPYVLCVAWRDQLPVGGRVAASLLSPVAFGFGCESLALLEEQGEGAQWHNMGTAPTDDVFSLAQVLGLLLLDATLYGLATWYLEAVCPGQYGIPEPWNFPFQRSYWIRPQTPKGPAPPPAPQDPQVLVEEAPHGLVPGVSIRGLEKCFPGNPQPALRGLSLDFYQGHITTFLGHNGAGKTTTLSILSGLFPPTAGSACVLGHDVRSSMAAIRPHLGVCPQYNVLFDMLTVDEHVWFYGRLKGLSAAAVGPEQDRLLQDVGLVPKRHTQTRHLSGEPSLVGSLWVCGGGTQRKLSVAIAFVGGSQVVILDEPTAGVDPASRRSIWELLLKYREGRTLILSTHHLDEAELLGDRVAIVAAGRLCCCGSPLFLRRHLGSGYYLTLVKGPPPLAASKKGATDLKDSMDARREGELGSHGSTAGVPQLLALVQRLVPGARLVEELPHQLVLALPYKGALDGSFAELFHELDLQLGKLGLAGYGISDTSLEEIFLKVVEDCATDTGPEDAATDGQHRQLQCLRRNYPEVTTRLKILPEGSALENGELAGSAPEMQALQSSGPDATGRVQGWALTLQQLRALLLKRFLLAHRSRRGLFAQIVLPALFVGLALAFSLVVPPFGYYPPLQLSPSMYGAQVSFFSEDAPGDPERAHLLEALLEEAGLEGNNSARAPKCTPPAVGQFSVPEVPADVAEVLARGNWTPESPSPACQCSRPGARRLLPDCPSGAGGPPPPQAPSSSGEVVQNLTGRNLSDFLVKTYPGLVRQGLKTKKWVNEVRYGGFSLGGRDPGLPSGLEVGRSVEELRALLSPQPGGALDRILNNLTAWALSLDTPDSLKIWFNNKGWHAMVAFVNRANNALLHARQPPGPTRQAHSIITINHPLNLTKEQLSEAALMASSVDVLVSICVVFAMSFVPASFTLVLIDERVTRAKHLQCMGGLPPTLYWLSNFVWDMCNYLVPACIVVLIFLAFQQRAYVAPANLPALLLLLLLYGWSITPLMYPASFFFSVPSTAYVVLTCINLFIGTNGSMATFVLELFSDQKLQEVSQILKRVFLIFPHFCLGRGLIDMVRNQAMADAFERLGDGQFQSPLRWEVVGKNLLAMVVQGPIFLLFTLLLQHRNRLLPQPKLKPLPPLGEEDEDVARERERVMLGDTQGDVLVLRDLTKVYRGQRTLAVNRLCLGIPPGECFGLLGVNGAGKTSTFRMVTGDTLPSGGEAMLVGHSVTQEPAAANRGMGYCPQSDAIFELLTGREHLELFARLRGVPEAQVAQTASLGLERLGLLQYADRPAGTYSSGNKRKLATALALVGDPAVVFLDEPTTGMDPSARRFLWNSVLAVVQEGRSVVLTSHSMEECEALCTRLAVMVNGRFRCLGSTQHLKGRFGAGHTLTLRVPLSRSESAAAFVAAAFPEAELREAHGGRLRFQLPPGGRCALARVFGELAAHGAEHGVEDFSVFLYFSKDQGKEEEEEQEAEADPVPGWQRPKLITQSLDDPSMAVTVL, from the exons ATGGCCTTCTGGACGCAGCTGATGCTGCTGCTTTGGAAGAATTTACTGTATCGCAGGAGACAGCCG ATCCAGCTCTTGGTGGAGTTGATGtggcctctctttctcttcttcatccTGGTGGCCGTACGCCATTCCCACCCCCCACTCGAGCAGCATGAAT GCCACTTCCCCAACAAGCCGCTGCCTTCAGCGGGCACCATTCCTTGGCTCCAGGGCCTCATCTGCAATGTGAACAACACCTGCTTCCCGTGGCCAACGCCTGGAGAGGAGCCTGGAGTCGTCAGCAACTTCAAGGATTCCCT ggTCTCCCGCTTCCTGGCAGATGCCCATAGTGTCCTGGGGGGCCCCAGTGCCCAAAGGATGCTGGCCAGCCTGAGGAAGCTCATGCCCATGCTGAGGGCAGCTCACCGAGCTAGGGCAG CCTGGCCTCAGCCGAGTGACCAGCCCAAGGAGGGACCACCCCTGGCCACTGAGCTGCTGAGGACACTGCTGcgaggg GAATCCCTGGGGTCTGTGCTGGGCCAAGCCCCAGAGTCCATGGGCAGCTTTGTGGAGGCAGCAGAGGACCTGGCCCAGGAG GTCCTGGAGCTGCCCAGCCTGGTGGAGCTGCGGGTGCTGCTGCAGAGACCCCAGAGGACCACTGGCCCCCTGGAAGTGGTGTCAGAGGCCCTCTGCAGTGCCAAGGGACCTAGCAAACCGGGGGGGCCCTCCCTCAACTGGTATGAGGCCAGTGACCTGAAGGAGCTCATGGGACAGGAGCCGGCAAGGGCCCTACCTGTTGACAGCCTGA GCTCCAAGTGCAATGAGCTGATGGGGGCCCTGGACACCCACCCCATGTCCCACCTGCTCTGGAGGCGCCTGAAGCCACTGGTCCTGGGGAAAGTACTGTTTGCTCCTGATACGCCCTTCACCCGGCAGCTCATGGCccag GTGAACCGAACCTTCCAGGAACTGGCTGTGTTGAAGGACGTCCAGGAGGTGTGGGAGCTGCTGGGACCCCAGCTCTTCAACTTCATGAATGACAGTGCAAATGTAGCCGTGCTGCAG AAGCTCCTGCAAATCCGGGACAAAAGAAGGAAGCAGCTAGGACCTGGAGGCTGGGACCGGGTGGAGACCCTCCGTGCCTTTCTGAACCCACACAGAGGTGGCTACAGCTGGCAGGAGGCCCATGCTGACATGGGACATCTGGTGGGCATGCTGGGCCGCGTGTTGGAG TGCGTGACCCTGGACAAGCTGGAGGCTGTGCCCTCAGAGGCCGCCCTGGTGGAGCGGGCCCTGGAACTGCTCTCCCAGCACCGTTTCTGGGCCGGCATTGTCTTCCTGGGGCCGGAGGACTCCCCGGACCGCACGCAGTTCCCAGGCCCTGGTCCCTTGCGCATCAAGATCCGTATGGACATCGATGACGTAACCAGAACCAATAAGATAAGGGACAG GTTTTGGGACCCTGGCCCCGCCGCTGACCCCCTGATAGACCTGCGCTATGTGTGGGGCGGCTTCGTGTACCTGCAGGACATGGTGGAGCGCGCTGCCGTGCATGTGCTCAGCGGTGCCCCGCCCCGCGCCGGCCTCTACCTGCAGCAGATGCCCTACCCTTGCTATGTGGATGATGC GTTCCTGCGAGTGCTGAGCCGCTCACTGCCGCTCTTCCTGACGCTGGCCTGGATCTACTCGGTGGCGCTGACCGTGAAGGCTGTGGTGCGCGAGAAGGAGACACGGCTGCGCCACACGATGCGCGCCATGGGGCTCAGCAGCGCTGTGCTGTGGCTGGGCTGGTTTCTCAGCTGCCTCGGGCCCTTCCTTCTCAGCACCGCGTTGCTCGTGGCCGTGCTCAAG CTTGGGGACATCCTTCCCTACAGCCACCCTGTTGTGCTCTTCCTGTTCTTGGCGGCTTTCGCCGTGGCCACGGTGGTCCAGAGTTTCTTGCTGAGCGCCTTCTTCTCCCGCGCCAACCTGGCGGCCGCCTGCGGGGGCCTCACCTACTTCGTGCTCTATCTGCCCTACGTGCTGTGCGTGGCCTGGCGGGACCAGCTGCCGGTGGGCGGCCGCGTCGCCGCG AGCCTTCTGTCACCTGTGGCCTTTGGCTTCGGCTGCGAGAGCCTCGCGCTGCTGGAGGAGCAGGGCGAGGGCGCGCAGTGGCACAACATGGGCACTGCGCCTACGGACGACGTCTTCAGCCTGGCCCAGGTTTTGGGCCTTCTGCTGCTCGATGCCACTCTCTACGGCCTCGCCACTTGGTACCTGGAGGCCGTGTGCCCAG GCCAGTACGGGATTCCCGAACCATGGAACTTTCCCTTTCAGAGGAGCTACTGGATTAGGCCTCAGACCCCCAAgggtcccgccccgccccctgccccgcaGGACCCACAGG TGCTGGTGGAGGAGGCACCACATGGCCTGGTTCCCGGGGTCTCCATACGGGGCCTAGAAAAGTGCTTTCCTGGCAACCCGCAGCCAGCCCTGCGGGGGCTCAGCCTGGACTTCTACCAGGGCCACATCACCACCTTCCTGGGCCACAACGGTGCGGGCAAGACCACTACTCT GTCCATCCTGAGCGGCCTTTTCCCACCCACTGCTGGCTCTGCCTGTGTCCTGGGCCATGACGTCCGGTCCAGCATGGCAGCCATCCGGCCCCACCTGGGCGTTTGCCCACAGTACAACGTGCTGTTTGACAT GCTGACTGTGGATGAGCATGTCTGGTTCTACGGGCGGTTGAAGGGTCTGAGCGCAGCTGCCGTGGGCCCTGAGCAGGACCGTCTGCTTCAGGACGTGGGGCTCGTCCCCAAGCGGCACACACAGACGCGCCACCTCTCTGGTGAGCCCAGCCTGGTGGGGAGCCTCTGGGTCTGCGGAG GTGGGACGCAGCGGAAGCTTTCAGTGGCCATTGCCTTTGTGGGTGGCTCCCAAGTCGTTATCCTGGACGAGCCCACGGCTGGTGTGGACCCTGCTTCCCGTCGCAGCATTTGGGAGCTGCTGCTCAAATACCGTGAAG GTCGCACACTGATCCTCTCCACCCACCACCTGGATGAGGCTGAGCTGTTGGGAGACCGTGTGGCAATAGTGGCGGCCGGCCGCCTGTGCTGCTGCGGCTCCCCACTCTTCTTGCGGCGTCACTTGGGCTCCGGATACTACCTGACGCTGGTGAAGGGTCCCCCACCTCTGGCTGCCAGCAAAAAG GGTGCCACTGACTTGAAGGACAGCATGGATGCCAGGCGGGAAGGGGAGCTGGGCAGCCATGGCAGCACTGCTG GTGTGCCTCAGCTGCTGGCCCTGGTGCAGCGCCTGGTGCCCGGGGCACGGCTGGTCGAGGAGCTGCCACACCAGCTGGTGCTGGCACTGCCCTACAAGGGTGCCCTGGACGGCAGCTTCGCCGAGCTCTTCCATGAGCTGGACCTGCAGCTGGGGAAGCTGGGGCTGGCCGGCTACGGGATCTCCGACACCAGCCTCGAGGAG ATCTTCCTGAAGGTGGTAGAGGACTGTGCTACAGACACAGGCCCAGAGGATGCAGCCACAG ATGGTCAGCACAGGCAGCTCCAGTGCTTGAGGAGGAATTACCCGGAAGTGACCACGCGGCTCAAGATTCTGCCCGAGGGGTCCGCCCTGGAGAATGGGGAGCTGG CTGGATCTGCCCCAGAGATGCAGGCCCTGCAGAGCTCAGGGCCAGATGCCACAGGCCGGGTCCAGGGCTGGGCACTGACCCTCCAACAGCTCCGGGCCTTGCTTCTCAAACGCTTCCTGCTGGCCCACCGCAGCCGCCGGGGCCTGTTCGCACAG ATCGTGCTGCCTGCCCTCTTTGTGGGCCTTGCGCTGGCGTTCAGCCTCGTCGTGCCTCCTTTTGGATACTACCCGCCTCTGCAGCTCAGTCCCAGCATGTACGGTGCCCAAGTGTCCTTCTTCAG CGAGGATGCCCCAGGCGACCCTGAACGTGCCCATCTGCTCGAGGCACTGCTGGAGGAGGCCGGATTGGAGGGAAATAACTCCGCCAG GGCGCCCAAGTGCACCCCGCCCGCTGTCGGCCAGTTCTCGGTGCCCGAGGTTCCTGCAGATGTGGCTGAAGTCTTGGCCAGGGGCAACTGGACGCCAGAGTCTCCGTCCCCAGCCTGCCAGTGTAGCCGGCCTGGTGCCCGCCGCCTGCTGCCCGACTGTCCCTCAGGGGCTGGTGGTCCCCCGCCACCCCAGGCGCCAAGCAGCTCGGGCGAAGTGGTCCAGAACCTAACCGGCCGGAATCTGTCTGACTTCCTGGTCAAGACCTACCCGGGCCTGGTGCGCCAGGG CCTGAAAACTAAGAAGTGGGTGAATGAGGTCAG GTATGGGGGCTTCTCCCTGGGGGGCCGAGACCCCGGCCTACCCTCAGGGCTTGAGGTGGGTCGCTCTGTGGAGGAGCTGCGGGCCCTGCTGAGTCCCCAACCTGGTGGGGCCCTCGACCGCATCCTGAACAACCTCACAGCATGGGCTCTCAGTCTGGACACCCCGGACAGCCTCAAG aTATGGTTCAACAACAAGGGCTGGCACGCAATGGTGGCCTTTGTCAACCGAGCCAACAATGCTCTCCTACATGCCCGTCAGCCACCAGGCCCCACCCGTCAAGCCCACAGCATTATCACCATCAACCATCCACTGAACCTCACCAAGGAGCAGCTGTCCGAGGCTGCGCT GATGGCCTCCTCAGTGGACGTGCTCGTCTCCATCTGCGTGGTCTTTGCTATGTCCTTCGTCCCAGCCAGCTTCACCCTTGTCCTCATCGATGAGCGTGTCACCCGAGCCAAACACCTGCAGTGCATGGGTGGCCTGCCCCCAACCCTCTACTGGCTCAGCAACTTTGTCTGGGACATG TGTAACTACTTGGTGCCAGCGTGCATTGTGGTCCTCATTTTTCTGGCCTTCCAGCAGAGGGCGTATGTGGCCCCTGCCAACCTGCCTGCCCTCCTGCTCTTGCTACTACTGTATGG CTGGTCGATCACACCGCTCATGTACCCagcctccttcttcttctccgtGCCCAGCACGGCCTACGTGGTGCTCACCTGCATCAACCTCTTTATTGGCACCAATGGCAGCATGGCCACTTTTGTGCTTGAGCTCTTCTCTGATCAG AAATTGCAGGAGGTGAGCCAGATCCTGAAACGGGTCTTCCTTATCTTTCCCCACTTCTGCCTGGGTCGGGGACTCATTGACATGGTGCGGAACCAGGCCATGGCTGACGCCTTTGAGCGCTTGG GAGATGGGCAGTTCCAGTCACCCCTGCGCTGGGAGGTGGTTGGCAAGAACCTCTTGGCCATGGTGGTACAGGGGcccatcttcctcctcttcacGCTCCTGCTGCAGCATCGCAATCGCCTCCTGCCACA ACCCAAGCTGAAGCCTCTGCCCccccttggagaggaggatgaagATGTGGCCCGTGAGCGGGAACGGGTCATGCTAGGGGATACCCAGGGGGATGTGTTGGTGCTGAGGGACCTGACCAAG GTGTACCGTGGGCAGAGGACACTGGCTGTCAACCGCCTGTGCCTGGGGATCCCCCCTGGCGAG TGTTTTGGGCTGCTGGGTGTGAATGGAGCCGGGAAGACGTCCACCTTCCGCATGGTGACAGGGGACACGCTCCCCAGCGGGGGTGAGGCCATGCTGGTGGGCCACAG CGTGACCCAGGAACCGGCTGCAGCTAACCGCGGCATGGGCTACTGCCCTCAGTCTGATGCCATCTTCGAGCTGCTGACAGGCCGCGAGCACCTGGAGCTGTTTGCACGCCTGCGCGGGGTCCCTGAGGCCCAGGTTGCCCAG ACAGCAAGCTTGGGCCTGGAGCGCCTGGGGCTCCTTCAGTATGCGGACCGTCCCGCGGGCACCTATAGCAGTGGCAACAAGCGGAAGCTGGCGACAGCCCTGGCTCTGGTGGGGGACCCGGCTGTGGTCTTTCTG GATGAGCCGACCACCGGCATGGACCCCAGTGCCCGGCGCTTCCTCTGGAACAGCGTCCTGGCTGTGGTGCAGGAGGGCCGCTCCGTGGTGCTCACCTCGCACAG CATGGAGGAGTGTGAGGCCCTCTGCACGCGCCTCGCCGTCATGGTGAACGGGCGGTTCCGCTGCCTGGGCAGCACGCAGCACCTCAAGGGCAG attCGGGGCTGGCCACACGCTGACCCTGCGGGTGCCCTTGTCGCGGTCTGAGTCAGCGGCAGCCTTCGTGGCAGCGGCGTTCCCGGAGGCCGAGCTGCGGGAGGCACACGGCGGCCGCCTGCGCTTCCAGCTGCCCCCGGGAGGGCGCTGTGCCCTGGCGCGCGTCTTTGGAGAGCTGGCGGCACACGGGGCGGAGCATGGCGTGGAGGACTTCTCT GTATTCCTGTACTTCTCCAAGGatcaggggaaggaggaggaggaggaacaggaggcaGAAGCGGACCCTGTGCCAGGCTGGCAGCGCCCCAAGCTCATCACCCAGTCCCTCGATGACCCCAGCATGGCCGTGACGGTGCTCTGA